The following are encoded in a window of Streptomyces sp. Go-475 genomic DNA:
- a CDS encoding cation acetate symporter: MTTEFSGNAQAMSLVGFSTVATITLLLCVMTGPDRDDLDEFYTGYNSLSPMRNGLAIAGDYISAATVLGTGGVIALFGYDGTVLALSTALSLMLLMFLLAEPLRNAGRFTMGDALARRMPGRAVRIAACAVTLAALLPLMLVQLAGTGQLMAFILGFSGESLQTGCIIGVGALMISYAAIGGMKGTALIQILKIVMLLGSGLVVAVLILHRFDWDPGALFGAAAGNSGVGSAFLSSGLQFTGAASPDLDMITAHLTIVLGGACLPHVTMRMYTASSARQVRRSMSWAVSSVALFVLVITVVGFGATALVGREVIAQVDPQGNTAYLLGSQAAFGADVSTAETFLFTTVTTAVFLTLLASVAGMILACANSLAHDVFAARVREMSPRREMALARISALAVGVPAILLATLVQHRSLQPLVTLSFCLGASAIAPALVYSLFWRRYTRTGLLSTLIGGSLAVLLLMPGTNLVSGSPVSAFPEADFNWFPFTTTGLLSIPLGFACGWLGTVASGRRKSEEQRHQYEAVEAWILAGAVRRDR; the protein is encoded by the coding sequence GTGACCACCGAGTTCAGCGGCAACGCCCAGGCGATGTCCCTGGTCGGCTTCTCCACGGTCGCCACGATCACGCTGCTGCTGTGCGTGATGACCGGCCCGGACCGGGACGACCTCGACGAGTTCTACACCGGCTACAACTCCCTGTCCCCCATGCGCAACGGCCTGGCGATCGCCGGCGACTACATCTCCGCCGCGACCGTCCTCGGCACCGGCGGCGTCATCGCCCTGTTCGGCTACGACGGCACCGTCCTGGCCCTGAGCACGGCCCTGTCGCTGATGCTGCTGATGTTCCTGCTGGCCGAACCGCTGCGCAACGCGGGCCGGTTCACCATGGGCGACGCGCTGGCCCGCCGGATGCCGGGACGCGCCGTGCGCATCGCGGCCTGTGCGGTGACCCTGGCGGCCCTGCTGCCGCTGATGCTGGTGCAGTTGGCGGGGACCGGGCAACTGATGGCGTTCATCCTCGGCTTCTCCGGCGAGTCGTTGCAGACGGGCTGCATCATCGGCGTCGGCGCGCTGATGATCAGTTACGCGGCGATCGGCGGCATGAAGGGCACCGCCCTCATCCAGATCCTGAAGATCGTGATGCTGCTCGGCTCCGGTCTGGTGGTCGCGGTGCTGATACTCCACCGCTTCGACTGGGACCCGGGGGCCCTGTTCGGCGCGGCCGCCGGGAACAGCGGTGTGGGCTCGGCGTTCCTCTCGTCGGGCCTGCAGTTCACGGGCGCCGCCAGCCCCGACCTGGACATGATCACGGCGCATCTGACGATCGTCCTCGGCGGCGCCTGCCTGCCGCACGTCACCATGCGCATGTACACCGCCTCCAGCGCCCGGCAGGTACGGCGCTCGATGTCCTGGGCCGTGTCGAGCGTGGCCCTGTTCGTGCTCGTCATCACGGTCGTCGGCTTCGGCGCGACCGCGCTGGTCGGGCGGGAGGTCATCGCCCAGGTCGACCCGCAGGGCAACACGGCCTACCTGCTGGGTTCCCAGGCGGCGTTCGGCGCGGACGTGTCGACGGCGGAGACGTTCCTGTTCACGACCGTCACCACCGCGGTCTTCCTGACGCTGCTCGCCTCCGTCGCCGGGATGATCCTGGCCTGCGCCAACTCCCTCGCGCACGACGTGTTCGCGGCCCGGGTGCGGGAGATGTCGCCGCGCCGCGAGATGGCACTGGCCCGGATCTCGGCCCTGGCGGTGGGCGTCCCGGCGATCCTCCTGGCCACGCTCGTCCAGCACCGCAGCCTGCAACCCCTGGTGACGCTGTCCTTCTGCCTGGGCGCCTCGGCCATCGCGCCCGCGCTGGTCTACAGCCTCTTCTGGCGCCGCTACACCCGAACGGGGCTGCTCAGCACGCTCATCGGCGGCTCACTGGCCGTCCTGCTGCTGATGCCGGGCACCAACCTGGTCTCCGGCTCGCCCGTCTCCGCCTTCCCCGAGGCCGACTTCAACTGGTTCCCGTTCACCACCACGGGCCTGCTCTCCATACCCCTGGGCTTCGCCTGCGGCTGGCTGGGCACGGTGGCCTCCGGCCGGCGCAAGTCGGAGGAACAGCGCCACCAGTACGAGGCGGTGGAGGCCTGGATCCTCGCGGGCGCGGTACGAAGGGACCGCTGA
- a CDS encoding GNAT family N-acetyltransferase, with product MLTLERLRADHADALLAFERENRAYFARTVPDRGDDYFTPAGFAERHRALLAEQHARVCHFHVLLEDEALVGRVNLMDAADGSAELGYRIGERASGRGVATAAVAQMCRLAAAEYGLTSLTARTTLDNPASMKVLTRNGFTRVENTTVGGRPGIRYVREHLTAAPGTP from the coding sequence ATGCTGACCCTGGAACGGCTGCGCGCCGATCACGCGGACGCCCTGCTGGCCTTCGAGCGGGAGAACCGGGCGTACTTCGCACGGACGGTCCCGGACCGCGGGGACGACTACTTCACCCCGGCCGGGTTCGCCGAACGCCACCGGGCACTCCTGGCGGAGCAGCACGCGCGCGTGTGCCACTTCCATGTCCTCCTGGAGGATGAGGCGCTGGTCGGCCGGGTGAACCTGATGGACGCGGCGGACGGCAGCGCCGAACTCGGCTACCGGATCGGCGAGCGCGCCTCGGGCCGGGGCGTGGCCACGGCCGCCGTCGCACAGATGTGCCGGCTGGCCGCCGCCGAGTACGGGCTGACGTCCCTCACCGCGCGGACGACCCTGGACAATCCCGCCTCCATGAAGGTCCTGACCCGCAACGGTTTCACGCGGGTGGAGAACACGACCGTCGGCGGCCGCCCAGGAATCCGCTACGTCCGCGAACACCTCACCGCCGCCCCCGGCACCCCCTAG
- a CDS encoding ABC transporter permease yields the protein MTVMKTSMRNFLAHKGRMALSAIAVLLSVAFVCGTLVFTDTMSTTFDKLFAATSSDVTVSAKGASDSGETTADNGKPPVMPASVLGEVRGADGVKSAEGTVFSTSVTVVDADKDNLSPTSGGPTVVGSWNATDARTMKITSGAAPKGGDQIMVDADTADKHGLKLGDEIAVISAVGTHQAKISGIADFTVTNPGAAIFYLDTKTAQQALVGETGVYTNVNVTAAAGVSDAQLKKNVTAELGGGYQVKTAKETADANQKDVEGFMNVMKYAMLGFAGIAFLVGIFLIINTFSMLVAQRTREIGLMRAIGSSRKQVNRSVLAEALLLGLVGSVLGVGAGVGLAVGLMKLMGQMGMELSTDDLTVAWTTPVVGLVLGVVVTVLAAYLPARRAGKISPMAALRDAGAPADAKAGWIRGILGTVLTAGGVFALYLAAAADKATDGSLWLGIGVVLSLIGFVVIGPLLAGGVVRVLGAVLLRMFGPVGRMAERNALRNPRRTGATGAALMIGLALVACLSVVGSSMVASATDQLDKTVGTDFIVQSDSGQLITPQAVKAMKSTPELERVTEYKWTQADFTTPDGETLKDTAITAADPSYATDLRTETVAGKLPDAYKPDSMSVHEKFAKDHGISLGSKIKVAFKDGSAADLTVRAITSSDVVIDAGAMYTSIATMAKYVPADKMPLDSLVFASAKEGQQDAAYKSLKSALHDYPQYTVRDQTDYKEALKDQIGQLLNMIYGLLALAIIVAILGVVNTLALSVVERTREIGLMRAIGLSRRQLRRMIRMESVVIALFGALLGLGLGMGWGATAQQLLELEGLMILDIPWPTIIGVFIGSAFVGLFAALIPAFRAGRMNVLNAIATE from the coding sequence ATGACCGTCATGAAGACCTCGATGCGCAACTTCCTCGCGCACAAGGGCCGCATGGCGCTCTCCGCGATCGCCGTCCTGCTGTCGGTGGCCTTCGTCTGCGGGACGCTCGTCTTCACGGACACCATGTCCACCACGTTCGACAAGCTCTTCGCGGCCACCTCCTCGGACGTGACGGTGAGCGCCAAGGGCGCCTCCGACAGCGGTGAGACGACCGCCGACAACGGCAAGCCGCCCGTGATGCCGGCCTCCGTGCTCGGCGAGGTGCGGGGGGCCGACGGCGTGAAGTCCGCCGAGGGCACGGTCTTCTCCACGTCGGTCACCGTCGTCGACGCCGACAAGGACAACCTCTCGCCCACCAGCGGCGGCCCGACCGTCGTCGGCAGCTGGAACGCCACCGACGCCCGCACCATGAAGATCACCTCCGGTGCGGCACCCAAGGGCGGCGACCAGATCATGGTCGACGCCGACACCGCCGACAAGCACGGCCTGAAGCTCGGCGACGAGATCGCGGTGATCAGCGCGGTCGGCACGCACCAGGCGAAGATCTCCGGCATCGCCGACTTCACCGTCACCAACCCCGGCGCCGCGATCTTCTACCTCGACACGAAGACCGCCCAGCAGGCCCTGGTCGGCGAGACCGGCGTCTACACCAACGTCAACGTCACCGCGGCCGCCGGCGTCAGCGACGCGCAGCTGAAGAAGAACGTCACCGCCGAACTCGGCGGCGGCTACCAGGTCAAAACCGCCAAGGAGACCGCGGACGCCAACCAGAAGGACGTCGAGGGCTTCATGAACGTCATGAAGTACGCGATGCTCGGCTTCGCCGGGATCGCCTTCCTCGTCGGCATCTTCCTGATCATCAACACGTTCTCCATGCTGGTCGCCCAGCGCACTCGCGAGATCGGCCTGATGCGGGCCATCGGCTCCTCCCGCAAGCAGGTCAACCGCTCGGTGCTGGCCGAGGCGCTGCTGCTCGGCCTCGTCGGCTCGGTGCTCGGCGTGGGCGCGGGCGTCGGCCTCGCCGTCGGCCTGATGAAGCTCATGGGCCAGATGGGCATGGAACTGTCCACCGACGACCTGACGGTGGCCTGGACGACCCCGGTGGTCGGCCTCGTCCTCGGCGTGGTCGTCACCGTCCTCGCCGCCTACCTGCCCGCCCGGCGCGCCGGCAAGATCTCCCCGATGGCCGCCCTGCGCGACGCGGGAGCCCCGGCGGACGCCAAGGCCGGCTGGATCCGCGGCATCCTCGGCACCGTCCTCACCGCAGGCGGCGTCTTCGCCCTGTACCTGGCGGCGGCGGCCGACAAGGCCACCGACGGCTCGCTGTGGCTCGGCATCGGCGTGGTGCTGTCGCTGATCGGCTTCGTCGTGATCGGCCCGCTGCTCGCCGGCGGAGTGGTCCGCGTTCTCGGCGCGGTCCTGCTGCGGATGTTCGGCCCCGTGGGGCGCATGGCCGAGCGCAACGCCCTGCGCAACCCGCGCCGCACCGGCGCCACGGGCGCCGCGCTGATGATCGGCCTCGCCCTGGTGGCGTGCCTGTCCGTGGTCGGCTCCTCCATGGTGGCCTCCGCCACCGACCAGCTCGACAAGACCGTCGGCACGGACTTCATCGTCCAGTCCGACAGTGGCCAGCTGATCACCCCGCAGGCCGTCAAGGCCATGAAGTCGACGCCGGAACTGGAGCGGGTCACCGAGTACAAGTGGACCCAGGCCGACTTCACCACCCCCGACGGCGAGACCCTCAAGGACACGGCGATCACGGCGGCCGACCCGTCGTACGCGACCGACCTGCGCACCGAGACCGTCGCCGGCAAGCTGCCCGACGCCTACAAGCCCGACTCGATGTCCGTCCACGAGAAGTTCGCCAAGGACCACGGCATCAGCCTCGGCTCGAAGATCAAGGTGGCCTTCAAGGACGGCTCCGCCGCCGACCTGACGGTCCGGGCGATCACCAGCAGTGACGTCGTGATCGACGCGGGCGCGATGTACACCTCCATCGCCACGATGGCCAAGTACGTCCCGGCCGACAAGATGCCGCTGGACTCCCTGGTCTTCGCCAGCGCCAAGGAGGGGCAGCAGGACGCCGCCTACAAGTCCCTGAAGTCGGCACTGCACGACTACCCGCAGTACACCGTGCGCGACCAGACCGACTACAAGGAGGCCCTGAAGGACCAGATCGGCCAGCTGCTCAACATGATCTACGGCCTGCTGGCCCTGGCGATCATCGTCGCCATCCTGGGCGTGGTGAACACCCTGGCCCTGTCCGTGGTGGAGCGCACCAGGGAGATCGGCCTGATGCGGGCGATCGGCCTCTCCCGCCGCCAGCTGCGCCGCATGATCCGCATGGAGTCCGTCGTCATCGCCCTCTTCGGCGCCCTGCTGGGCCTCGGACTGGGCATGGGCTGGGGCGCCACCGCACAGCAGCTGCTGGAACTGGAGGGCCTGATGATCCTCGACATCCCCTGGCCGACCATCATCGGCGTCTTCATCGGCTCGGCGTTCGTGGGCCTGTTCGCGGCACTGATCCCGGCGTTCCGGGCGGGCCGGATGAACGTCCTGAACGCGATCGCGACCGAGTAG
- a CDS encoding MFS transporter has protein sequence MGSTSSAARETTRPAATDRRGAVVAALMLSMALAALDATIVSTAVPQIVGDLGGFSVFSWLFSGYLLAVTVTLPVYGKLSDTFGRKPVLIAGSALFLVGSLLCALAWNMGALIAFRIVQGLGGGALQGTVQTLAADLYPLEDRPKIQSKLSTVWALSAVAGPGLGGVLAAYADWRWIFLVNLPIGAVSLWLIVRHLHEPERETAPHARVDWAGALAVFACGGVLLTALVQGGVAWPWLSAPSLALFGAGLVLVAVVVLVERRAAEPIIPGWVWRRRTIAAVNLALGALGLLMVAPTVFLPTYAQSVLGLAPVAAGFVLSVWTLSWPVSAALSQHVYRRIGFRNTAMLGIGTASLILFAFPFLPYPGQAWQPTLLMLLLGAALGLFQLPLIVGVQSTVGWAERGTTTASVLFCRQTGQTIGAALFGAVANGVLAARLGGAGDLDSVTRALDPGSAPEATRRAIADAVHAVYLGAAGAAALAFLVLLFLAPRKFPVLKD, from the coding sequence GTGGGCAGCACCAGTTCCGCGGCACGTGAGACCACGCGTCCGGCCGCGACCGACCGGCGCGGAGCCGTCGTCGCCGCGCTGATGCTCTCGATGGCGCTGGCGGCGCTCGACGCCACCATCGTCTCGACGGCCGTCCCGCAGATCGTCGGGGACCTCGGCGGTTTCTCCGTCTTCTCCTGGCTGTTCTCCGGCTACCTGCTGGCCGTGACCGTCACCCTGCCCGTGTACGGCAAGCTCTCCGACACCTTCGGCCGCAAACCGGTCCTGATAGCGGGCTCGGCCCTGTTCCTCGTCGGCTCCCTGCTGTGCGCGCTGGCCTGGAACATGGGGGCGCTCATCGCCTTCCGGATCGTGCAGGGCCTGGGCGGCGGCGCCCTCCAGGGCACCGTGCAGACGCTCGCCGCCGACCTGTACCCGCTGGAGGACCGGCCCAAGATCCAGTCGAAACTGTCGACGGTGTGGGCGCTGTCCGCGGTCGCCGGCCCGGGCCTCGGCGGTGTGCTCGCCGCCTATGCGGACTGGCGCTGGATCTTCCTGGTCAACCTGCCGATCGGCGCGGTCTCCCTGTGGCTGATCGTCCGTCACCTCCACGAGCCGGAGCGGGAAACGGCGCCCCACGCGCGCGTGGACTGGGCGGGCGCGCTCGCGGTGTTCGCCTGCGGCGGCGTCCTGCTCACGGCCCTGGTGCAGGGCGGGGTGGCGTGGCCGTGGCTGTCGGCACCCTCACTGGCCCTGTTCGGTGCGGGACTCGTCCTGGTCGCGGTGGTGGTGCTGGTGGAGCGCCGGGCGGCGGAGCCGATCATCCCGGGCTGGGTGTGGCGGCGCCGCACGATCGCCGCGGTCAATCTGGCCCTGGGGGCGCTGGGTCTGCTGATGGTCGCGCCGACGGTGTTCCTGCCCACCTACGCCCAGTCGGTGCTGGGCCTCGCGCCCGTGGCCGCCGGATTCGTGCTCTCCGTGTGGACGTTGAGCTGGCCGGTGTCGGCGGCGCTGAGCCAGCACGTGTACCGCAGGATCGGCTTCCGCAACACGGCGATGCTGGGCATCGGAACGGCCTCGCTGATCCTGTTCGCGTTCCCCTTCCTGCCGTACCCCGGGCAGGCGTGGCAGCCGACGCTGCTGATGCTGCTGCTCGGCGCGGCGCTGGGCCTGTTCCAGCTGCCGCTGATCGTCGGGGTGCAGTCGACGGTGGGCTGGGCGGAGCGCGGGACGACGACCGCGTCCGTGCTGTTCTGCCGCCAGACCGGCCAGACGATCGGCGCGGCGCTCTTCGGCGCGGTCGCCAACGGGGTGCTGGCCGCCCGGCTCGGCGGTGCGGGCGACCTCGACTCGGTGACCCGGGCGCTGGATCCGGGCAGCGCTCCGGAGGCGACCCGGCGGGCGATCGCGGACGCGGTGCACGCGGTCTACCTGGGCGCGGCGGGTGCGGCGGCCCTGGCGTTCCTGGTGCTGCTGTTCCTCGCGCCCCGGAAATTCCCGGTGCTGAAGGACTGA
- a CDS encoding carboxymuconolactone decarboxylase family protein, protein MQARMKNPAFVLPGAMKGIGTLFQAIGEGGLAQDVAEIVGLRASQINGCGACVHGHVENLRKAGAGEERIAAVAAWRHAPFFSDAERAALKLTEAMTRLSDLSGESVPDALWDEVADHFDEKELSALILTVAVTNLFNRINTTIQEPAGTTWG, encoded by the coding sequence ATGCAGGCACGGATGAAGAACCCGGCGTTCGTCCTTCCCGGCGCGATGAAGGGCATCGGAACCCTGTTCCAGGCGATCGGGGAGGGCGGCCTGGCGCAGGACGTGGCGGAGATCGTGGGGCTGCGCGCCAGTCAGATCAACGGCTGCGGCGCCTGTGTGCACGGGCACGTGGAGAACCTCCGCAAGGCCGGGGCGGGCGAGGAGCGCATCGCGGCCGTCGCCGCCTGGCGGCACGCCCCGTTCTTCTCGGACGCCGAGCGCGCCGCGCTGAAGCTGACGGAGGCGATGACGCGGCTCTCCGACCTGTCGGGGGAGTCGGTCCCGGACGCGCTGTGGGACGAGGTGGCCGACCACTTCGACGAGAAGGAACTCTCCGCGCTGATCCTCACCGTCGCGGTCACCAACCTCTTCAACCGCATCAACACCACCATCCAGGAGCCCGCCGGCACCACCTGGGGCTGA
- a CDS encoding ABC transporter ATP-binding protein, whose protein sequence is MTSAVTIPRHGGTGGRTAVAARARQVVKAYGSGETRVVALDHVDVDIARGQFTAIMGPSGSGKSTLMHCLAGLDTVTGGQIYLDETEITGLKDKKLTQLRRDRIGFIFQAFNLLPTLNAIENITLPMDIAGRKPDKQWLARVVETVGLADRLKHRPTQLSGGQQQRVAVARALAARPEIIFGDEPTGNLDSRAGAEVLGFLRRSVDELGQTIVMVTHDPVAASYADRVLYLADGRIVDEMYKPTAEAVLDRMKDFDARGRTS, encoded by the coding sequence GTGACTTCGGCTGTGACCATTCCCAGGCACGGGGGTACTGGAGGGCGTACGGCCGTTGCCGCGCGGGCGCGGCAGGTCGTGAAGGCGTACGGGTCCGGAGAGACCCGGGTCGTCGCCCTCGATCACGTCGACGTGGACATCGCACGCGGCCAGTTCACCGCGATCATGGGCCCCTCGGGTTCCGGCAAGTCCACGCTCATGCACTGCCTCGCCGGGCTCGACACCGTCACCGGCGGGCAGATCTACCTCGACGAGACCGAGATCACCGGCCTGAAGGACAAGAAGCTCACGCAGCTGCGCCGGGACCGCATCGGGTTCATCTTCCAGGCGTTCAACCTGCTGCCGACGCTCAACGCCATAGAGAACATCACGCTGCCCATGGACATCGCGGGCCGCAAGCCGGACAAGCAGTGGCTGGCCCGGGTCGTGGAGACCGTAGGCCTCGCCGACCGGCTCAAGCACCGGCCCACCCAGCTCTCCGGCGGCCAGCAGCAGCGCGTCGCCGTGGCGCGGGCGCTCGCGGCCCGGCCCGAGATCATCTTCGGTGACGAGCCGACCGGAAACCTCGACTCGCGCGCGGGTGCCGAGGTCCTCGGCTTCCTGCGCCGGTCCGTGGACGAACTGGGCCAGACCATCGTCATGGTCACGCACGACCCGGTGGCCGCCTCGTACGCGGACCGCGTGCTGTACCTCGCCGACGGCCGCATCGTCGACGAGATGTACAAGCCGACCGCCGAGGCCGTCCTGGACCGCATGAAGGACTTCGACGCCCGGGGGCGCACGTCATGA
- a CDS encoding DUF485 domain-containing protein, giving the protein MSYDPPPPHRYPPPDSSPSYDTYPWVPRQDPEPAGRPPRRHASLGHHSDLRVLRGAYRWQRRVATLTALGYFVLFLLLSAFAPSLMTSTVTDGLPTGLLLALIQVPVTWVAIALYEQTARRRVDPIADRIRKQAALDAKREGAR; this is encoded by the coding sequence ATGTCCTACGACCCACCCCCGCCCCACCGGTACCCACCGCCCGATTCGTCGCCCTCCTACGACACCTACCCCTGGGTGCCGCGGCAGGATCCCGAGCCGGCCGGGAGGCCTCCCCGGCGCCACGCCTCCCTCGGGCACCACAGCGACCTGCGGGTGCTGCGCGGCGCCTACCGCTGGCAGCGGCGCGTGGCCACGCTCACGGCGCTCGGCTACTTCGTCCTGTTCCTGCTCCTGTCGGCGTTCGCCCCGTCGCTGATGACGAGCACCGTCACCGACGGCCTGCCCACCGGCCTGCTCCTCGCGCTCATCCAGGTTCCCGTGACCTGGGTGGCGATCGCCCTGTACGAGCAGACGGCCCGCCGCCGCGTCGACCCGATCGCGGACCGGATACGCAAGCAGGCCGCGCTGGACGCCAAGCGGGAGGGGGCGCGGTGA
- a CDS encoding cellulose-binding protein, with the protein MSSASVSPHGFVAVRGRGYRPEQVDAYAEALSAERDAAWERAARLTVLAREMGEELERLREAAARLAPQTYESLGERAHRLFELGRDEAAAVREGARREARELIDGARESAAGVRESAQAYADAVRADADERARQRLLAARAEADEIRGSARSEAEAQRGEALAALREMRQRTSGMLAEQAKEREERWAGVEREEAGRAAALDADRAQAVARAEAALSEAEQAFADAEDSARSLEEETHARAAELVDRARARAAAVEEETERVLREHAERADDVRDHIDRVHTSLTAWAGQTAE; encoded by the coding sequence ATGAGCAGCGCATCGGTGTCGCCGCACGGCTTCGTGGCCGTGCGGGGGCGCGGCTACCGTCCCGAGCAGGTCGACGCGTACGCCGAGGCCCTCTCCGCGGAACGTGACGCGGCCTGGGAACGGGCCGCCCGGCTGACGGTGCTCGCCCGGGAGATGGGCGAGGAACTGGAGCGGCTGCGGGAGGCCGCGGCCCGACTGGCCCCGCAGACCTACGAGTCGCTCGGGGAGCGGGCACACAGGCTCTTCGAACTCGGTCGGGACGAGGCCGCGGCCGTACGGGAGGGGGCGCGACGGGAAGCGCGGGAACTCATCGACGGGGCGCGGGAATCCGCGGCGGGCGTGCGCGAGTCCGCGCAGGCGTACGCCGATGCCGTGCGCGCCGACGCCGATGAACGCGCCCGGCAGCGGCTGCTCGCCGCGCGGGCCGAGGCCGACGAGATCCGGGGCTCGGCCCGGAGCGAGGCCGAAGCGCAGCGGGGTGAGGCACTGGCCGCGCTGAGGGAGATGCGGCAGCGCACGTCCGGGATGCTCGCCGAGCAGGCCAAGGAACGCGAGGAGCGGTGGGCCGGGGTGGAACGGGAGGAGGCCGGCCGTGCGGCGGCGCTGGACGCGGACCGTGCGCAGGCCGTGGCGCGCGCCGAGGCCGCGTTGTCCGAGGCCGAGCAGGCCTTCGCCGACGCGGAGGACTCCGCCCGGAGCCTGGAGGAGGAGACACACGCGCGTGCCGCGGAGTTGGTGGACCGGGCCCGGGCGCGGGCGGCGGCCGTCGAGGAGGAGACGGAACGGGTGCTCCGCGAGCACGCGGAACGCGCGGACGACGTACGGGACCACATCGACCGCGTCCACACCAGCCTGACGGCGTGGGCGGGGCAGACCGCGGAGTGA